A region of Bicyclus anynana chromosome 17, ilBicAnyn1.1, whole genome shotgun sequence DNA encodes the following proteins:
- the LOC112057745 gene encoding acyl-CoA Delta-9 desaturase-like, with protein MAMKYVKFPSVREICQNFEKYMGFQNPIKWPNAIAIILYHVIGVYWCFYYTFPVKFATVIYAVLLFYFSGICITTGVHRLWTHKSYKAKLPLQLFLLTGFATAGQNSIYQWVRDHRVHHKFSDTDADPHNANRGLFFSHIGWLMLKKNEQVLEAGKLIDMSDITGDPLLRYFDKNFIWLKILFCYVIPFIVNVHLLGETWQGVVAWQFFLRFLITFHVELTVNSLAHFYGYSPYNKYIAPKENHFVATCTFGEGWHNYHHVFPFDYKAAEHFDTLNWSTKLIRLFNKIGWAYDLREASPMVINRIANRLGDGTRVLFPINK; from the exons ATGGCTATGAAGTACGTAAAATTTCCTTCAGTCAGAGAAATCTGTCAAAACTTTGAAAAGTATATGGGTTTTCAGAATCCCATAAAATGGCCAAATGCCATTGCAATAATCCTATATCATGTAATTGGTGTTTACTGGTGTTTCTATTACACATTTCCAGTAAAATTTGCTACTGTAATTTAtg CTGTACTTTTATTCTACTTCTCTGGAATCTGTATCACGACCGGAGTGCACCGTCTGTGGACACACAAATCGTACAAAGCAAAATTACCTTTGCAACTGTTCCTTCTAACAGGTTTCGCAACAGCTGGtcaa AATTCCATATACCAATGGGTGCGTGACCATCGCGTCCACCACAAATTCAGCGATACGGACGCAGATCCGCACAACGCCAACCGCGGCCTGTTCTTCTCACACATCGGATGGTTGATGTTGAAGAAGAACGAACAAGTGCTTGAAGCCGGGAAACTCATCGACATGTCTGATATTACTGGCGACCCGTTACTTCGATATTTTGACAA AAATTTCATCTggttgaaaattttgttttgctACGTAATACCGTTCATTGTTAATGTTCACCTGTTGGGAGAGACTTGGCAGGGTGTGGTAGCGTGGCAGTTCTTCCTCCGCTTCCTCATCACGTTCCACGTCGAATTGACAGTCAACAGTCTTGCACATTTCTATGGATACAGTCCTTATAACAA ATACATCGCACCCAAAGAAAATCATTTTGTAGCAACCTGCACTTTTGGCGAAGGATGGCACAACTACCATCACGTGTTCCCCTTTGACTACAAGGCGGCCGAGCACTTCGATACCTTGAATTGGAGTACAAAGTTAATCCGTCTCTTTAATAAAATTGGCTGGGCTTATGATCTGCGTGAAGCCTCTCCTATGGTGATTAATAGAATTGCAAATAGGCTAGGAGACGGGACACGAGTACTCTTtccgataaataaataa